Proteins encoded in a region of the Mesoflavibacter profundi genome:
- a CDS encoding DUF6252 family protein has protein sequence MKKVIVLLSLFLTFIACEDDLVFSNPSFTANKNDVSWQSTNFKASIDAFGFLSITAINGEEIINLKTAGASNGTFTVGNTATQAVYQDQNGVTYSTNNIPDPSIQLYPSEGQINIEEFNSIEKTVSGTFYFHAFDNTGLQSVVFNKGFFYNVPILFIAQPDNGQQDLACLAAQATTSTTLTNLNAVDVNGSQYSQYCTAYKVALQIQIQECGDDGTLQNIITSLGDCSN, from the coding sequence ATGAAAAAAGTAATAGTACTGTTATCTCTTTTTTTAACCTTCATCGCTTGCGAAGACGACTTAGTGTTTAGCAATCCGTCTTTTACTGCAAATAAAAATGATGTATCTTGGCAATCTACTAACTTTAAAGCGTCAATAGACGCTTTTGGGTTTTTAAGCATTACTGCAATTAATGGAGAAGAAATAATTAATCTTAAAACTGCAGGCGCATCTAACGGAACTTTTACAGTAGGTAATACAGCAACTCAAGCAGTATATCAAGATCAAAATGGTGTAACTTATTCAACCAATAATATACCAGATCCAAGTATTCAATTATATCCATCTGAAGGACAAATTAATATTGAAGAGTTTAATAGTATAGAAAAAACAGTATCAGGTACTTTTTATTTTCATGCATTTGATAATACAGGATTGCAATCGGTAGTTTTTAACAAAGGATTTTTTTATAACGTGCCAATACTATTTATAGCTCAACCAGATAATGGACAGCAAGACTTAGCTTGTCTAGCAGCTCAAGCTACAACATCTACAACTCTTACAAATCTTAATGCAGTAGATGTAAATGGGTCACAATATTCGCAATATTGTACCGCTTATAAAGTTGCACTTCAAATTCAAATTCAAGAATGTGGTGATGACGGAACTTTACAAAATATTATCACAAGTTTAGGCGACTGTTCTAATTAA
- the dnaE gene encoding DNA polymerase III subunit alpha, with translation MYLIFDTETTGLPKRWDAPITDVDNWPRCIQIAWQLHDEMGNCIDHQDYLVKPDGFDIPYDAERIHGISTELAQQQGISLAEVLEKFNIALSKTKFVVGQNVGFDLNIMGAEFVRNNVDNVLQELPVLDTCTESTAQLCQIPGGRGGKFKLPTLTELHQFLFDQPFAEAHNATADVEATTRCFLELVRRKEYTKEQLDVQPDYFERFNKENPQPIKLIGLKHLNLKRESDKIREQLKKQESGGISSTEIKENIEDLKAVDFAHLHNHSQFSVLQSTISITDLVNLAAKRDMPAVALTDHANMMGAFHFVRAVNGHNKSVKAKNKEAEEQGNPPVAKEIKAVVGCEFFVCEDHLDKTRKDNGYQVVLLAKNKNGYHNLAKLSSHAFVNGFYYVPRIDKKLIEQYKEDVICLTGNLYGEVPSKVLNVGEVQAEEALLWWKETFQDDLYIEVMRHGQEDENRVNQTLIEFSKKHNIKLVATNNTYYGDKEDANAHDILLCVKDGEKQSTPIGRGRGYRYGLPNQEYYFKSSEEMKQLFKDLPEAITNIQEVIDKVESFDLARDVLLPAFDIPEQFKHEEDEIDGGKRGENAYLKHLTYEGAKKRYGEITEDIKERLDFELEVIENTGYPGYFLIVEDFIREARNMDVSVGPGRGSAAGSVVAYCLWITNIDPIKYNLLFERFLNPDRISMPDIDIDFDDEGRSRVMDYVIDKYGANQVAQIITYGTMAAKSSIRDTARVLDLPLFDADRIAKLIPNMSKLNKIFGLDEKQLGQKFRAEDLEKITQLLNISEGSDLEAETVNTARALEGSVRNTGIHACGVIITPDDITKFVPVSTAKDSDLYVTQFDNSVVESAGLLKMDFLGLKTLTLIKDTVKIVKAKHDIQLDPESFPLDDEKTFALFQRGETVGVFQYESPGMQKHLKDLKPTVFDDLIAMNALYRPGPMEYIPSFVRRKHGDEDIEYDLPAMEEYLKETYGITVYQEQVMLLSQKLADFTKGEADVLRKAMGKKQIAVLDKMKPKFIEQASANGHDAKKLEKIWKDWEAFASYAFNKSHSTCYAWIAYQTAYLKAHYPAEYMAAVLSNNMNDIKQVTFFMEECKRMKLQVLGPDVNESFYKFSVNKDNAVRFGMGAIKGVGHGAVKTIVENRKEDGPYLSIFDLAKRIDLRAANKKAFENLALAGGFDELGNTHRAQYFYKDGGDLTFLEKAIKYGAKHQENENSAQVSLFGGESEVQIEEPTIPECETWGTMEKLAKEREVVGVYISGHPLDDFKIEMKTFCNADLSVFHDLEKYVNRELSFGGVVTDVQHRVSKQGKGWALFTVEDYNETYEFRIFGEEYLKFRHFLLQNNFVYVKAFIREGWVNRDTGKKSDPRLQFNSFQLLQDVLDNYAKKLSIQLNIKELSEEKINKLQQLIQLHPGNQALNFVVYDNRDQVKLTMPSRKQKVKVSQELLDELENEQVYFKLN, from the coding sequence ATGTATTTAATCTTTGATACTGAGACAACAGGATTACCAAAGCGTTGGGACGCACCAATTACAGATGTAGATAATTGGCCTAGATGCATCCAAATAGCATGGCAATTACATGACGAGATGGGTAACTGTATTGACCATCAAGATTATTTAGTAAAACCTGATGGATTTGATATTCCTTATGATGCCGAACGTATTCATGGTATTTCTACCGAGTTGGCGCAACAACAAGGTATTTCTTTAGCAGAAGTGTTAGAAAAATTTAATATCGCGTTAAGTAAAACCAAATTTGTTGTTGGTCAAAATGTTGGTTTTGACTTAAACATTATGGGCGCAGAGTTTGTGCGTAATAATGTAGATAATGTATTACAAGAATTACCGGTTTTAGATACTTGTACAGAATCAACAGCACAACTTTGTCAGATTCCTGGTGGACGAGGCGGAAAATTTAAATTACCAACATTAACAGAGTTACATCAATTTTTATTTGACCAACCATTTGCCGAAGCGCATAACGCAACAGCAGACGTAGAGGCAACAACACGTTGTTTTTTAGAGTTAGTTAGACGTAAAGAATATACTAAAGAACAATTAGATGTTCAGCCAGATTATTTTGAGCGTTTCAATAAAGAAAATCCGCAACCTATAAAGCTAATAGGATTAAAGCACTTAAATCTTAAGAGAGAAAGTGATAAAATCCGTGAACAATTAAAAAAGCAGGAATCAGGCGGAATTTCTTCCACAGAAATAAAAGAAAACATAGAAGACCTTAAAGCAGTAGATTTTGCGCATTTGCACAATCATTCGCAGTTTTCGGTACTTCAGTCTACTATAAGTATAACAGATTTAGTCAATCTTGCAGCAAAACGTGATATGCCAGCTGTAGCGCTTACAGATCATGCCAATATGATGGGCGCATTTCATTTTGTAAGAGCAGTAAATGGGCATAACAAATCTGTAAAAGCAAAAAATAAAGAAGCAGAAGAACAGGGTAATCCGCCAGTAGCTAAAGAGATTAAAGCAGTTGTTGGTTGCGAGTTTTTTGTCTGCGAAGACCATTTGGATAAAACCAGAAAAGACAATGGTTACCAAGTTGTATTGTTGGCAAAAAATAAAAACGGATACCATAACTTGGCAAAACTATCGTCTCATGCATTTGTTAATGGGTTTTATTACGTGCCAAGAATTGATAAAAAACTAATCGAACAATATAAAGAAGATGTAATTTGTCTTACAGGAAACCTTTATGGTGAAGTGCCAAGTAAAGTGTTAAATGTTGGTGAAGTTCAAGCTGAAGAAGCGTTGCTTTGGTGGAAAGAAACCTTTCAAGACGATTTATACATAGAGGTAATGCGACATGGTCAAGAAGACGAAAATCGTGTTAACCAAACGCTTATCGAGTTTTCTAAAAAACATAATATCAAACTTGTCGCTACCAATAACACTTATTATGGCGATAAAGAAGATGCTAATGCGCACGATATATTATTGTGTGTAAAAGATGGCGAAAAGCAATCTACACCAATAGGTCGTGGTCGCGGTTATCGTTATGGATTACCAAATCAAGAATACTACTTTAAGTCTTCTGAAGAAATGAAGCAACTCTTTAAAGATTTGCCAGAAGCTATTACTAATATTCAAGAAGTAATAGATAAAGTAGAATCGTTTGATTTAGCAAGAGATGTCTTATTACCAGCGTTTGATATTCCTGAACAATTTAAACACGAAGAAGATGAAATTGATGGAGGAAAAAGAGGTGAAAACGCCTATCTAAAACATCTAACTTATGAAGGTGCAAAAAAACGCTATGGCGAAATCACAGAAGATATTAAAGAGCGTTTAGATTTTGAGCTTGAAGTTATTGAAAACACAGGTTATCCAGGATATTTTTTAATTGTAGAAGACTTTATTCGTGAGGCCAGAAATATGGACGTATCCGTAGGTCCAGGTCGTGGTAGTGCAGCAGGATCTGTAGTTGCCTATTGTTTATGGATTACCAATATAGATCCAATAAAGTATAATCTACTTTTTGAGCGTTTTCTTAATCCAGATCGTATTAGTATGCCAGATATTGATATCGATTTTGATGACGAAGGAAGAAGCCGAGTAATGGATTACGTTATCGATAAATATGGTGCAAATCAAGTAGCGCAAATTATAACTTACGGTACTATGGCGGCAAAAAGTAGTATTCGTGATACAGCTCGTGTATTAGATTTACCACTTTTTGATGCCGATAGAATTGCAAAGCTTATTCCAAATATGTCTAAACTAAATAAGATTTTTGGTTTAGATGAAAAACAACTGGGACAAAAATTTAGAGCCGAAGATTTAGAAAAAATCACACAACTTTTAAATATTTCTGAAGGATCAGATCTTGAAGCCGAAACAGTAAATACAGCAAGAGCGTTAGAAGGCTCTGTAAGAAATACAGGTATACATGCATGTGGTGTGATTATTACACCAGACGATATTACCAAGTTTGTACCAGTTTCTACCGCAAAAGATTCAGATTTATACGTCACTCAATTTGATAACTCGGTTGTAGAAAGTGCAGGACTTTTAAAAATGGACTTTTTAGGGTTAAAAACATTAACCTTAATAAAAGATACTGTAAAAATTGTAAAGGCAAAACATGATATTCAGTTAGATCCAGAAAGTTTTCCTTTAGATGATGAAAAAACTTTCGCATTATTCCAAAGAGGAGAAACCGTTGGCGTATTCCAATACGAATCTCCTGGAATGCAAAAACACTTAAAAGACCTTAAACCAACGGTTTTTGACGATTTAATTGCGATGAATGCATTATATCGTCCAGGGCCAATGGAATATATACCAAGCTTCGTAAGAAGAAAACACGGTGACGAAGATATCGAGTATGACTTACCAGCAATGGAAGAATACTTAAAAGAAACTTACGGAATTACAGTCTATCAAGAGCAAGTAATGCTACTGTCACAAAAGTTAGCCGATTTTACAAAAGGTGAAGCCGATGTCCTTCGTAAAGCAATGGGTAAAAAGCAAATTGCGGTACTGGATAAGATGAAACCTAAGTTTATCGAGCAAGCAAGTGCTAATGGTCATGATGCTAAAAAACTTGAAAAAATCTGGAAAGACTGGGAAGCATTTGCAAGTTATGCCTTCAATAAATCTCACTCTACATGTTATGCTTGGATCGCTTATCAAACGGCATATTTGAAAGCACATTATCCAGCAGAATATATGGCTGCAGTGCTGTCTAATAACATGAACGATATTAAACAAGTTACTTTCTTTATGGAAGAATGTAAACGAATGAAATTACAGGTTTTAGGACCAGATGTAAACGAATCGTTTTATAAATTCTCTGTAAATAAAGATAATGCGGTACGTTTTGGTATGGGAGCAATTAAAGGTGTTGGTCATGGTGCTGTTAAAACAATTGTAGAAAATAGAAAAGAAGATGGACCATATTTATCAATATTTGATTTAGCAAAACGAATAGATTTACGTGCTGCAAATAAAAAAGCGTTCGAAAACCTAGCGTTAGCTGGTGGATTTGACGAATTAGGTAATACACATAGAGCACAATATTTTTATAAAGATGGCGGTGATTTAACCTTTTTAGAAAAAGCTATAAAATATGGTGCAAAGCATCAAGAAAACGAAAATTCTGCACAAGTAAGTCTTTTTGGTGGTGAAAGTGAAGTTCAAATTGAAGAGCCAACAATTCCCGAATGTGAAACTTGGGGAACAATGGAAAAGCTAGCTAAAGAGCGAGAAGTAGTTGGTGTATATATATCAGGTCATCCATTAGATGATTTTAAAATAGAAATGAAAACCTTTTGTAATGCAGATTTATCGGTATTTCACGATCTTGAAAAATACGTTAATAGAGAATTAAGTTTTGGTGGTGTAGTTACAGATGTGCAACACCGCGTTAGTAAACAAGGAAAAGGTTGGGCATTATTTACAGTAGAGGATTATAACGAAACCTATGAGTTTAGAATTTTTGGGGAAGAGTATCTAAAATTTAGACATTTTTTACTTCAAAATAATTTCGTTTACGTGAAAGCATTTATTAGAGAAGGTTGGGTTAATAGAGATACAGGTAAGAAAAGTGATCCAAGACTTCAGTTTAATAGTTTTCAATTGTTACAGGATGTATTAGATAATTATGCTAAAAAATTATCTATTCAATTAAATATTAAAGAGTTATCTGAGGAAAAAATTAATAAGTTGCAACAGTTAATTCAACTGCATCCAGGTAATCAAGCGTTAAATTTTGTTGTTTACGATAATAGAGATCAAGTTAAATTAACTATGCCAAGTCGTAAGCAAAAAGTGAAAGTAAGTCAAGAATTGCTTGACGAATTAGAAAATGAGCAAGTTTATTTTAAACTAAATTAA
- a CDS encoding tetratricopeptide repeat-containing sensor histidine kinase, which translates to MRYFILISFFLLSITLVAQNDQELIDSVVKLRKASKNSQIELKDRFNYARKAIALSKEIGVDSTILESNRSLSYLFLVEENYDSLYRVNSENLKLASKLQDSIKMAYASHNLAFHYYNNNKNDSSYYYFYNARKIYSNLKDRVNEVSTILSMANIQESERDFIGAENNAINGIKILEALPSSDNKNYSLWALNNLVGIVNSQIQQFDRSIEYHDKALSYANKIKDPDYQNLQDYSTMNIALAYRRKKEYSKAISILQSIKNIGQLKLSDPSSYASIISNIAYSKFLLGETTTQIENTLKEAYQTAADENDDMEQSSICAFLSEFYLSKEQSDSAKKFADLAYKFAIKADENQDILNALILKSKTETGASSKDYLYKHIKFNDSLVLNERVARNKFARIEFETDAILQEKEQITKQRQWLIFISIGLLATLFFLYVIKSQREKNKELQLEKQQQQANEEIYGLMLSQQDKIDEARTIEKNRISQEIHDGILGRLFGARLSLDSLNNLNTEEATLKRSNYIHELKNIEEDIRKVSHELNTDFVKSGYLDMIKSLVDAQMMAYGIAYTFNADSNINWDNLDNKIKIHLYRILQETMQNTYKHAKASKVDITFSLEKNTLNLSIVDNGVGFDANKSKKGIGLKNISDRLKEIKGKLDIQTQLQQGTTIHIYVPNV; encoded by the coding sequence TTGAGATATTTTATCTTAATTTCATTTTTCCTCCTTAGTATAACTCTTGTTGCTCAGAATGATCAAGAATTAATAGACTCTGTTGTTAAGTTAAGGAAAGCTTCAAAAAATTCGCAAATAGAACTTAAAGACAGATTCAACTATGCAAGAAAAGCTATTGCTTTATCAAAAGAAATAGGTGTAGATTCAACTATTTTAGAAAGTAATAGATCTTTATCGTATTTATTTTTAGTAGAAGAAAATTACGATTCTTTATATCGAGTAAATTCAGAAAATTTAAAGTTAGCTTCAAAATTACAGGATTCAATAAAAATGGCTTATGCAAGTCATAATCTTGCGTTTCATTATTATAATAATAATAAAAACGATAGCTCATACTATTACTTTTATAACGCAAGAAAAATTTACAGTAATTTAAAAGATCGTGTAAATGAGGTTAGTACCATTTTAAGTATGGCTAACATACAGGAGTCTGAACGAGATTTTATTGGAGCAGAAAATAATGCAATTAATGGAATTAAAATTTTAGAAGCCTTACCAAGTTCTGATAATAAAAATTACAGTCTTTGGGCGTTAAATAATTTAGTAGGTATTGTAAATAGTCAAATACAACAATTTGATCGATCTATAGAATATCATGATAAAGCCTTAAGTTATGCAAACAAAATAAAAGATCCAGATTATCAAAATTTACAGGATTATTCTACAATGAATATTGCTTTAGCTTATCGCAGAAAAAAGGAATACAGTAAGGCAATTTCTATTTTACAAAGTATAAAAAACATAGGTCAACTAAAACTATCTGATCCATCTAGTTATGCTTCAATAATATCTAATATAGCTTATTCCAAGTTTTTGTTAGGCGAAACAACTACGCAAATAGAAAACACCTTAAAAGAGGCTTATCAAACTGCAGCAGACGAAAACGATGATATGGAGCAATCAAGTATCTGCGCATTTTTATCAGAATTTTATTTATCAAAGGAACAATCAGATTCAGCTAAAAAATTTGCAGATCTAGCTTATAAATTTGCAATTAAAGCAGACGAAAATCAAGATATTCTAAATGCACTCATTCTAAAGAGTAAAACTGAAACAGGAGCTTCTTCTAAAGATTATCTATATAAACACATAAAATTTAATGACAGCTTAGTTTTAAATGAAAGAGTTGCGCGAAATAAATTTGCTAGAATAGAGTTTGAAACAGATGCTATACTACAAGAGAAAGAACAAATCACTAAACAGAGACAGTGGTTAATCTTTATATCTATTGGATTATTAGCAACACTATTTTTCTTATATGTCATAAAATCTCAAAGAGAAAAAAATAAAGAACTTCAATTAGAAAAACAGCAACAACAAGCTAACGAAGAGATTTATGGGCTTATGCTATCGCAACAAGATAAAATAGACGAAGCTAGAACAATAGAAAAAAATCGAATCTCTCAAGAAATTCATGATGGTATTTTAGGTAGGCTTTTTGGTGCTAGACTAAGTTTAGACAGTTTAAATAATTTAAACACAGAAGAAGCTACATTAAAAAGAAGTAATTATATACACGAATTAAAAAACATTGAAGAAGATATAAGAAAAGTATCGCACGAGTTAAATACAGATTTTGTTAAATCAGGTTATTTAGATATGATTAAATCTTTAGTTGATGCGCAAATGATGGCTTACGGTATAGCATATACCTTTAATGCAGACTCCAATATAAACTGGGATAATTTAGATAATAAAATTAAAATTCATCTCTATCGTATCTTGCAAGAAACAATGCAAAATACCTATAAGCATGCAAAAGCCAGTAAAGTTGATATCACTTTTAGTTTAGAAAAAAATACATTAAATTTAAGCATAGTTGATAATGGAGTAGGATTTGATGCTAATAAGTCCAAAAAAGGAATTGGATTAAAAAACATTAGTGATAGACTTAAAGAAATTAAAGGAAAACTAGATATACAAACACAACTACAACAAGGAACAACAATACACATTTACGTCCCAAATGTCTAA
- a CDS encoding DUF58 domain-containing protein, translated as MEIKKELNKTGGFKNLEHLAKQVVEGFISGMHKSPFHGFSAEFAEHKIYNLGDSTKHIDWKLFAKTDKLYTKKYDDETNLRCHIIIDNSSSMHYPLIENLSIKRLNKIAFSALASASLMQILKKQRDAVGLSVYSDVLEFYSPEKGSERHHQMLLNTLDELVNKKPVNSNTNTYKFLHQIAEKIHRRSLIFVFTDMLQSDIEEENLFEALSHLKYNKHEVVLFHVLDLKKELNFNFENSPKKYLDLETNDFVNLYADQAKQNYISGFSKYINKLKNKCLNYKVNYVEADINGDFNTILSTYLLERQKLI; from the coding sequence ATGGAAATAAAAAAAGAGCTTAATAAAACTGGAGGATTTAAAAACCTTGAGCATTTAGCAAAACAAGTTGTAGAAGGTTTTATCTCAGGTATGCATAAAAGTCCGTTTCATGGGTTTTCAGCCGAATTTGCTGAACATAAAATATATAATTTAGGTGATAGTACTAAGCATATAGATTGGAAACTATTTGCGAAAACAGATAAGTTATATACAAAAAAATATGACGACGAAACCAATTTACGTTGTCATATAATAATTGATAATAGTAGCTCAATGCATTATCCATTAATCGAAAATTTATCCATTAAAAGATTAAACAAAATAGCATTTTCTGCTTTGGCAAGTGCATCTTTAATGCAAATTTTAAAAAAGCAAAGAGATGCAGTAGGTTTAAGTGTTTATAGTGATGTTTTAGAGTTTTATTCACCAGAAAAAGGTAGTGAAAGACATCACCAAATGTTGTTGAACACACTAGATGAATTGGTTAACAAAAAGCCTGTTAATTCAAACACTAATACGTATAAATTTTTACATCAAATAGCTGAGAAAATACACAGAAGATCTTTAATATTTGTATTTACAGATATGTTACAATCTGATATTGAAGAAGAAAATCTTTTTGAAGCATTAAGTCATTTAAAATATAATAAGCACGAAGTTGTATTATTTCATGTATTAGATTTGAAAAAAGAGCTGAATTTTAATTTTGAAAATTCGCCCAAAAAATATTTAGATTTAGAAACTAATGACTTTGTTAATTTATATGCAGATCAGGCAAAACAAAATTACATTTCTGGATTCTCGAAATACATTAATAAACTGAAAAATAAGTGTTTAAATTATAAAGTTAATTATGTTGAAGCAGATATTAATGGGGATTTTAATACAATTTTATCAACCTATTTACTAGAAAGACAAAAATTAATTTAA
- a CDS encoding response regulator — protein sequence MKNQELKILMVDDHPMIIEGYMHTLMATKKESQTLEIDIASDCDSALKAINRSKNIGQPYDIYFFDISIPESEDGLYKNGEDLAKRVKLTDPDAKVVILTMYEEVYRIHDIIRTINPEGFLIKSDLTSSELASAFQAIQNNPPFYSGTVNKVLRKSLQNPISLDLINHKMLHLLSLGIKTKDLVKHLDLTLSAIEKRKKNLKELFFVEDGKDETLINIAKEKGYI from the coding sequence ATGAAAAATCAAGAACTTAAAATATTAATGGTAGATGATCATCCAATGATCATAGAAGGATATATGCATACATTAATGGCTACAAAAAAAGAATCGCAAACTTTAGAAATAGATATAGCTTCAGATTGTGATTCGGCTTTAAAAGCTATAAATAGATCCAAAAACATAGGACAACCATATGATATCTATTTTTTTGATATAAGTATACCAGAATCTGAAGATGGATTATATAAAAACGGAGAAGATCTAGCAAAACGTGTTAAGCTTACAGATCCAGATGCAAAAGTTGTTATACTAACAATGTATGAAGAAGTTTATAGAATACACGATATTATTAGAACTATAAACCCAGAAGGCTTTTTAATAAAAAGCGATTTAACTTCTAGCGAATTAGCTAGTGCGTTTCAAGCCATTCAAAATAATCCACCATTTTATAGCGGTACAGTAAACAAAGTTTTAAGAAAAAGTCTTCAAAATCCTATTTCTTTGGATTTAATTAATCATAAAATGCTACATCTATTATCTTTAGGAATAAAGACAAAAGACTTAGTAAAACATTTAGATTTAACTTTAAGTGCGATAGAAAAAAGAAAGAAAAACCTTAAAGAACTATTTTTTGTCGAAGATGGAAAAGACGAAACTCTAATTAATATAGCGAAAGAAAAAGGCTACATATAA
- the trxA gene encoding thioredoxin, with translation MALEITDANFEEQVLNSDKPVMVDFWAAWCGPCRMVGPIIDELSTEYEGKAVVGKLDVDANQEFAAKYGVRNIPTVLVFQNGEVVGRQVGVAPKNAYAEALDSLL, from the coding sequence ATGGCATTAGAAATTACAGATGCAAATTTTGAAGAGCAAGTATTAAATAGTGATAAACCTGTAATGGTAGACTTTTGGGCAGCTTGGTGTGGACCATGTCGTATGGTTGGTCCAATAATAGATGAATTAAGCACAGAATATGAAGGTAAAGCTGTTGTTGGTAAATTAGATGTAGATGCTAATCAAGAATTTGCTGCAAAATATGGAGTACGTAATATACCTACAGTATTAGTTTTTCAAAACGGAGAAGTAGTTGGACGTCAAGTCGGAGTTGCGCCTAAAAATGCATATGCTGAAGCTTTAGATTCTCTTCTATAG
- a CDS encoding DUF456 domain-containing protein: protein MDIFLTIIGFAFILLGLVGSVLPILPGPPLSGIGLLLLHLTEYVPNNSLFIGITLLIAILIFAMDYIIPAIGTKKFGGSKAGMIGTTIGLFFGLFTPIPGGIIIGPFIGAFLGELSNKADTNTALKAAFGSFLGFITGTFLKFTVAVIYLGYFVSIFWENKHLLF from the coding sequence ATGGATATATTTTTAACCATTATAGGCTTTGCTTTTATACTTTTAGGCTTAGTTGGTAGTGTGCTACCTATTTTACCTGGTCCGCCTTTAAGTGGGATTGGATTGCTTTTATTACATCTAACAGAATATGTACCAAATAATTCCTTATTTATAGGTATTACTTTACTAATTGCTATATTAATTTTTGCAATGGATTATATTATTCCTGCAATTGGAACTAAAAAATTTGGTGGCTCTAAAGCTGGAATGATAGGAACTACTATTGGTTTATTTTTTGGATTATTTACTCCTATTCCTGGCGGAATTATTATAGGTCCTTTTATAGGTGCATTTTTAGGTGAATTATCTAATAAAGCAGACACAAATACAGCTTTAAAAGCTGCATTTGGCTCTTTTCTAGGTTTTATTACAGGAACTTTTTTAAAGTTTACTGTCGCTGTAATTTATCTTGGATATTTTGTGTCCATTTTTTGGGAAAACAAACACTTATTATTTTAA
- a CDS encoding ferritin-like domain-containing protein: protein MSYSEQISEKLNELLVKNYDAEKGYLNAMDNVEDKNLKIFFKRRASERSQFAKELRTEILRYGEVPEDSESFKGTMHRNWMTLKSTFSSNNEEKILEEAIRGEEASLEEYDKLMKENNLPPTIDELIFRHRNAIQAAINTEKVHEELVS from the coding sequence ATGAGTTATAGTGAACAAATTTCAGAAAAGTTAAACGAATTACTAGTAAAAAATTATGATGCCGAAAAAGGGTATCTAAACGCAATGGACAATGTTGAAGACAAAAATCTTAAGATTTTCTTCAAAAGAAGAGCATCAGAGCGTAGTCAATTTGCTAAAGAATTAAGGACCGAAATTTTAAGATACGGTGAAGTGCCTGAAGATTCAGAAAGTTTTAAAGGAACAATGCATCGTAATTGGATGACTTTAAAATCTACTTTTTCTTCAAACAATGAAGAAAAAATTTTAGAAGAAGCCATTAGAGGTGAAGAAGCAAGTCTAGAAGAGTATGATAAATTAATGAAAGAAAATAATTTACCACCAACAATAGACGAGCTTATTTTTAGACATCGTAATGCAATACAAGCAGCGATAAATACAGAGAAAGTACATGAAGAATTAGTGTCGTAA